A window of [Clostridium] innocuum genomic DNA:
CTTTGCGGGGAAAGATATCCTCGTACATGGAAAAGCGATCTTCAACAACAGCGTCTATAAGATGATCATGCATCTGGAGCGCGATGGAACCAACGATCTCAGCAACTTCATCACCGTCAACGAGAATGAGAAAGGACTGATCGAGCAGTTGCGTATGGGCGATGCATTGTTCGTCTGTGGAGACCGGCATATCCCATTGCATGTCCTTGCGACAGAGAACGAGTTGAAGGAGATGGCATGACCGCAAGGAACCGAAGATCAAGCACATGGATCTATTCCCTATCATTCAAACATTGGCTCTCATGACAGGTGGTCCACGAACGTGATAGATCCATCAGAAAAAAAACAATACCTGGCAACTTGCCAGTTGGCTTTTCGCAAAAGATCTGACAATGATGGAGGAGGTGCAAGGATGATCACATACACTTTGAAAGAACTGGGATATCCGGAAGAACCACCGAGAAAGCTGCTGCCTTGGATACACATGGAACTACAATGGAAAAACCTTGATAAAATAATTACTTTTATTTATGATAATACGATACATATATACGAGGTGAGTGAATTGAGGCAGAAATATTGTTTTGAGATACCCTACGGAAGCAGAAGTCAGTGGATCGATCGGTGTTGGCAGTTGAACGAGTTCGTTGGAACGAAAGGAATCGTAAAGCTATTCGTATCAAATATACCATATCATCTAAGATCTTATATTTATTTTGATTATGATGGGGATCGTGAAGATATCATCGAATTCTGTAAAAAATATGAGATCGATGTATCTTATGATAAGGGATCTAAAGAATTCCTTGAAGATATGCGTAATAGGATGTGGAATGAAATTTCTTTTAGTTCGAGAATGAATCGCCAAATGTTTGAGGTGTTCTTCGTTTCAAGTTTTCAGTATGCGGAGATCAGCGAGCTCCATGAAAAGGGATATTATTGGGAAACGGAATCAAAAAGAAAAAAAGTATTCATATCCTATGCATGGAAAGATAAAGAGATTATTGATAATATGATTGATAAGCTACAGACGAGTGGTATCAGGGTCTTCATGGATTACGGTGATCATATATTAGAAAGTATCCTGAGTGGTTTAAGCGAATGCGAGCTGGCTTTATTTTTTTAAGTCATGCATTTCGGAACTCTATGATGGGCAAACAAGAGCTAAGAGCTAT
This region includes:
- a CDS encoding TIR domain-containing protein encodes the protein MITYTLKELGYPEEPPRKLLPWIHMELQWKNLDKIITFIYDNTIHIYEVSELRQKYCFEIPYGSRSQWIDRCWQLNEFVGTKGIVKLFVSNIPYHLRSYIYFDYDGDREDIIEFCKKYEIDVSYDKGSKEFLEDMRNRMWNEISFSSRMNRQMFEVFFVSSFQYAEISELHEKGYYWETESKRKKVFISYAWKDKEIIDNMIDKLQTSGIRVFMDYGDHILESILSGLSECELALFF